A genome region from Pseudomonas sp. N3-W includes the following:
- the ubiB gene encoding ubiquinone biosynthesis regulatory protein kinase UbiB: protein MKLLAVRRLLRIQRVVIRYRLDDLLFALPLPWFLLALRYALPWRWFPRKPLDLSRGARLRLALQDLGPIFIKFGQILSTRRDLLPEDIADELMKLQDRVPPFDSQVSIKLIEEQLGKKISEVFSRFDVEPLASASVAQVHAAQLKTGEEVVVKVIRPGLKPIIAQDLAWLFILARTAEKLSADARLLHPVDVVQDYEKTIYDELDLLREAANASQLKRNFEGSPLLYVPQVYWDWCRPKVLVMERIYGIQVTDLATLADQRTDMKMLAERGVEIFFTQVFRDSFFHADMHPGNIFVSTVTPWSPQYIAIDCGIVGSLTPEDQDYLARNLFAFFKRDYRRVAQLHIDSGWVPAETKLNEFEAAIRTVCEPIFEKPLKDISFGQVLMRLFQTARRFNMEVQPQLVLLQKTLLNIEGLGRQLYPDLDLWNTAQPFLERWMRERVSPKALIGNVQSQFEQLPHLANMARDLLERMSQPHAYDPPPPWHKRKDDWFLRLLGCAHLGGGAVLAVGGPLHELGHWPAGIMMAIGLYLVVRR, encoded by the coding sequence ATGAAGCTGCTTGCCGTCCGCCGTTTGTTGCGCATCCAGCGCGTCGTGATCCGCTACCGCCTCGATGACCTGCTGTTCGCCCTGCCGCTGCCCTGGTTTCTGCTGGCGCTGCGCTACGCGTTGCCGTGGCGCTGGTTCCCGCGCAAGCCGCTGGACCTGAGCCGTGGCGCGCGATTGCGTCTGGCGCTACAGGACCTGGGGCCGATCTTCATCAAGTTCGGGCAGATCCTGTCCACCCGTCGCGACCTGCTGCCCGAAGACATCGCCGATGAGCTGATGAAGCTGCAGGACCGGGTGCCACCGTTCGACTCGCAAGTGTCGATCAAGCTGATCGAAGAGCAGCTCGGCAAGAAGATCAGCGAAGTCTTCAGCCGCTTCGACGTCGAGCCTCTGGCCTCGGCTTCGGTGGCGCAGGTGCATGCCGCGCAGCTGAAAACCGGCGAAGAAGTCGTGGTCAAAGTGATCCGCCCGGGCCTGAAACCGATCATCGCCCAAGACCTGGCGTGGCTGTTCATCCTTGCCCGCACGGCGGAAAAACTCTCTGCCGACGCACGCCTGCTGCACCCGGTGGACGTGGTCCAGGACTACGAAAAAACCATCTACGACGAACTCGACCTGCTGCGCGAAGCCGCCAACGCCAGCCAGTTGAAACGCAACTTCGAAGGCTCGCCGCTGCTGTATGTGCCGCAAGTCTATTGGGACTGGTGCCGGCCGAAAGTGCTGGTGATGGAGCGCATCTACGGTATTCAGGTCACCGATCTGGCGACCCTCGCCGACCAGCGCACCGACATGAAAATGCTCGCCGAGCGCGGCGTGGAGATTTTCTTCACCCAGGTGTTCCGCGACAGTTTTTTCCACGCCGACATGCACCCCGGCAACATCTTCGTCAGCACCGTCACCCCGTGGAGCCCGCAGTACATCGCGATCGACTGCGGCATCGTCGGCAGCCTGACCCCGGAAGACCAGGACTATCTGGCCCGCAACCTGTTCGCCTTTTTCAAGCGTGATTACCGGCGCGTGGCGCAGTTGCACATCGATTCGGGCTGGGTGCCGGCAGAAACCAAGCTCAACGAATTCGAAGCGGCGATTCGCACCGTGTGCGAGCCGATCTTCGAAAAACCGTTAAAAGATATTTCCTTCGGTCAGGTGCTGATGCGTCTGTTCCAGACCGCTCGGCGCTTCAACATGGAAGTGCAGCCGCAGCTGGTTCTGCTGCAAAAAACCCTGTTGAACATCGAGGGGCTGGGCCGTCAGCTGTACCCGGACCTGGATTTGTGGAACACCGCCCAGCCGTTCCTCGAACGCTGGATGCGCGAGCGCGTCAGCCCCAAAGCCTTGATCGGCAATGTGCAGAGCCAGTTCGAACAACTGCCGCATCTGGCCAACATGGCCCGCGACCTGCTCGAACGCATGTCACAACCGCACGCTTATGATCCGCCCCCGCCATGGCACAAGCGCAAGGACGACTGGTTCCTGCGCTTGCTCGGCTGCGCCCATCTGGGCGGTGGCGCTGTGCTGGCGGTCGGTGGCCCACTGCACGAACTGGGGCATTGGCCGGCCGGAATCATGATGGCCATTGGTTTGTACCTGGTCGTTCGCCGATAG
- a CDS encoding SCP2 domain-containing protein, whose product MLLAGLFASVETGLNRVLRLDSTALPRLAHLTGKVIAVDCRNPALQLFILPSDEGLMLASQWEGGADCTLRAPASSLLKLAMSKDKTSILHGPEVELDGDSGVLLELAGVLQDLKLDWEYELSRWLGPVATQLVGGHLRSRARWYQQGFASLNQNLGEYLAEESRTLVGQREAEARFSELDQIKLDLERLEARFERLSRSLDPSDNA is encoded by the coding sequence ATGCTGCTCGCCGGCCTGTTCGCCAGCGTGGAAACCGGTCTGAACCGGGTGCTGCGTCTCGACAGCACGGCGCTGCCGCGGCTGGCGCATTTGACCGGGAAAGTGATCGCCGTCGATTGCCGCAACCCGGCCTTGCAACTGTTCATCCTGCCCAGCGACGAAGGCCTGATGCTCGCCTCCCAATGGGAAGGCGGCGCCGACTGCACCCTGCGTGCGCCGGCTTCAAGCCTGCTGAAACTGGCGATGAGCAAGGACAAGACCTCGATCCTGCACGGCCCTGAAGTCGAACTCGACGGTGACAGCGGTGTGCTGCTGGAACTGGCCGGCGTCCTCCAGGACCTGAAGCTGGATTGGGAGTACGAACTCTCGCGCTGGCTCGGCCCGGTGGCCACGCAGTTGGTCGGCGGTCACCTGCGCAGCCGCGCGCGCTGGTATCAGCAAGGGTTCGCCAGCCTCAATCAGAATCTTGGCGAATACCTGGCCGAAGAATCGCGCACCCTCGTCGGTCAGCGCGAAGCCGAAGCCCGTTTCAGTGAACTGGACCAGATCAAACTCGATCTGGAACGTCTCGAGGCGCGTTTCGAGCGCCTTTCCCGATCCCTAGACCCAAGCGATAACGCATGA
- the ubiE gene encoding bifunctional demethylmenaquinone methyltransferase/2-methoxy-6-polyprenyl-1,4-benzoquinol methylase UbiE, whose protein sequence is MTDQRKGSDAEPTTHFGFKNVPESQKAEKVAEVFHSVAAKYDLMNDLLSGGMHRLWKRFAIELSGVRTGNRVLDIAGGTGDLTRKFSHLVGPTGQVVLADINESMLKVGRDRLLDLGVAGNVEFVQADAEKLPFPDNHFDCVTIAFGLRNVTHKEDALRSMLRVLKPGGRLLVLEFSKPTNALMSKAYDAYSFAFMPLMGKLITNDSESYRYLAESIRMHPNQETLKSMMVEAGFDRVTYHNMTAGIVALHRGIKP, encoded by the coding sequence ATGACTGATCAGCGCAAAGGCAGCGATGCCGAACCCACCACGCACTTCGGTTTCAAAAACGTTCCGGAAAGCCAAAAAGCGGAAAAAGTCGCTGAGGTTTTTCACTCGGTAGCCGCCAAGTACGACCTGATGAACGACCTCCTGTCGGGCGGCATGCACCGTCTGTGGAAGCGTTTTGCAATCGAACTGTCGGGCGTGCGCACCGGTAACCGTGTGCTGGACATCGCGGGCGGCACTGGTGACCTGACCAGGAAATTCTCGCACCTCGTCGGCCCGACCGGCCAGGTGGTGCTGGCCGACATCAACGAATCCATGCTCAAGGTCGGCCGTGACCGCCTGCTGGACCTGGGTGTGGCCGGCAACGTCGAATTCGTCCAGGCCGACGCTGAAAAGCTGCCGTTCCCGGACAACCATTTCGACTGCGTGACCATCGCCTTCGGCCTGCGCAACGTCACCCATAAAGAAGACGCCCTGCGTTCGATGCTGCGCGTACTCAAGCCGGGTGGCCGTCTGCTGGTGCTGGAGTTCTCCAAGCCGACCAACGCGTTGATGTCCAAGGCCTACGACGCCTACTCGTTCGCCTTCATGCCGTTGATGGGCAAGCTGATCACCAACGACTCGGAAAGTTATCGTTACCTGGCCGAATCGATCCGCATGCACCCCAACCAGGAAACCCTGAAGTCGATGATGGTCGAGGCCGGTTTCGACCGCGTGACGTACCACAACATGACTGCAGGCATCGTCGCCCTGCACCGCGGCATCAAGCCCTGA
- a CDS encoding polyhydroxyalkanoic acid system family protein: MARISVERTHGLGKEAARAKADKLAQKLSDQYGLEPQWSGDTLNLKRSGVKGAVHVGEETIRVDVELGLLMSAMSGTIKSEIEKALDKALV, translated from the coding sequence ATGGCCCGTATAAGTGTTGAGCGTACCCACGGCCTGGGCAAGGAAGCGGCCCGGGCGAAAGCCGACAAGCTGGCGCAGAAACTGTCCGATCAATACGGCCTGGAACCACAGTGGTCCGGCGACACCCTGAACCTCAAGCGCTCCGGCGTGAAAGGCGCGGTGCATGTGGGCGAAGAGACGATTCGGGTCGATGTGGAACTGGGCCTGTTGATGTCGGCCATGAGCGGCACGATCAAATCGGAAATCGAAAAGGCGCTGGACAAGGCGTTGGTCTGA
- a CDS encoding phasin family protein — MAKVILKKKIDASSTALHDVKSYARRVWLAGLGAYTKVGQEGSEYFQELIKAGQIVEKKGKKVVAEKLEAANAEIDDAKDEVTTFKGKVEVQLDKVEKAFDSRVASALNRIGIPSKHDVETLSAKLDELTALLERVARKS, encoded by the coding sequence ATGGCCAAAGTTATTTTGAAGAAAAAAATCGATGCTTCGTCGACTGCTTTGCATGACGTCAAATCCTATGCCCGCCGCGTCTGGCTGGCAGGTCTGGGTGCCTATACCAAAGTTGGCCAAGAGGGCAGCGAGTACTTTCAGGAGTTGATCAAGGCTGGTCAAATCGTTGAAAAGAAAGGCAAAAAGGTAGTTGCTGAAAAACTCGAAGCGGCCAATGCCGAGATCGATGACGCCAAAGATGAAGTGACTACTTTCAAGGGCAAGGTCGAAGTTCAACTCGACAAGGTCGAGAAGGCGTTCGACTCGCGCGTCGCAAGTGCCTTGAATCGTATCGGCATTCCGTCTAAACATGACGTGGAGACACTCTCTGCTAAGCTCGATGAGCTGACGGCATTGCTCGAACGTGTCGCGCGTAAATCTTAA
- a CDS encoding phasin family protein, protein MAGKKNTEKEGSSWIGKVEDYSRKIWLAGLGVYSKIDTDGSKLFDTLVKDGEKAEKLTKNAVGKKVDAAKDTASSAKSRISGVKDRALGKWDELEGAFDKRLNSAISRLGVPSRNEVKALHSKVDTLTKQIERLTGAKVAPVAAKTAAAKPAAKTAAKPLVKAAAKTVAKAATKPAAKTAAAKPAAAKSAAKPVAAKAAAKPAAKPAAKTAAAKPAAKPAAKPAAAKKPAVKKPAAPKAAAPKPAVAAARPATPAPASTANSAAAPTPAVTPTAAPSPSTPTSQS, encoded by the coding sequence ATGGCTGGCAAAAAGAATACTGAAAAAGAAGGCAGCTCGTGGATCGGGAAGGTCGAAGACTACTCCCGCAAAATCTGGCTGGCTGGTTTAGGCGTGTACTCGAAGATCGACACTGACGGCAGCAAGCTCTTCGATACATTGGTCAAAGACGGCGAGAAAGCCGAGAAGCTCACCAAAAACGCAGTCGGCAAAAAAGTCGATGCGGCCAAGGACACGGCTTCCTCCGCCAAATCTCGCATCAGCGGCGTGAAAGACCGCGCACTGGGCAAGTGGGATGAACTGGAAGGGGCTTTCGACAAGCGCCTGAACAGCGCCATTTCGCGCCTGGGTGTACCGAGCCGCAACGAAGTGAAAGCGCTGCACAGCAAGGTCGATACGCTGACCAAGCAAATTGAGCGACTCACCGGTGCCAAGGTTGCGCCCGTGGCGGCGAAAACCGCAGCGGCCAAACCTGCGGCTAAAACCGCCGCCAAACCGCTGGTGAAAGCTGCGGCCAAAACCGTTGCCAAAGCAGCGACCAAGCCTGCGGCCAAAACAGCGGCGGCGAAACCTGCAGCCGCGAAGTCGGCAGCCAAACCGGTTGCAGCCAAAGCAGCCGCAAAACCGGCGGCCAAGCCTGCTGCGAAAACCGCAGCCGCCAAACCGGCAGCCAAGCCAGCGGCAAAACCTGCCGCAGCGAAGAAGCCCGCGGTGAAAAAGCCGGCAGCGCCGAAAGCCGCTGCGCCAAAACCGGCAGTAGCAGCCGCCAGACCGGCAACCCCGGCCCCGGCCAGCACAGCGAACTCCGCTGCCGCGCCGACCCCTGCTGTCACCCCGACTGCCGCGCCGTCTCCATCGACGCCAACCAGTCAGTCCTGA
- a CDS encoding TetR/AcrR family transcriptional regulator — protein MKTRDRILECALQLFNRKGEPNVSTMEVANEMGISPGNLYYHFHGKEPLVLGLFERFQAELAPLLDPPSDVELAPEDYWLFLHLIVERLAHYRFLFQDLSNLAGRLPKLAKGIRSLLNALKRTLASLLARLKAQGQLVSDTQALGQLVEQITMTLLFSLDYQRILDREGEVRLVVYQIMMLVAPHLLPSIKAATEQLALQYLEEHE, from the coding sequence ATGAAAACCCGCGACCGGATCCTCGAATGTGCCCTGCAGTTGTTCAACCGCAAGGGCGAACCGAACGTCTCCACCATGGAAGTTGCCAACGAAATGGGGATCAGCCCCGGTAACCTCTACTACCACTTCCACGGCAAGGAGCCGCTGGTGCTGGGGCTGTTCGAACGCTTCCAGGCCGAACTCGCGCCGCTGCTCGACCCGCCCTCCGACGTGGAACTGGCACCAGAAGATTATTGGCTGTTCCTGCACCTGATTGTCGAACGGCTGGCGCATTACCGGTTTCTGTTTCAGGACCTGTCGAACCTGGCCGGGCGCTTGCCGAAACTGGCCAAGGGGATACGCAGCCTGCTCAACGCCTTGAAGCGCACACTGGCGTCATTGCTGGCGCGGTTGAAGGCTCAGGGGCAGTTGGTCAGCGACACTCAGGCGCTGGGGCAACTGGTGGAGCAGATCACCATGACCTTGCTGTTCTCGCTGGACTATCAGCGGATTCTTGATCGTGAGGGCGAAGTGCGGTTGGTGGTGTACCAGATCATGATGCTGGTGGCGCCGCACCTGCTGCCATCAATCAAGGCGGCGACGGAGCAGTTGGCACTGCAATACCTGGAAGAACACGAATAG
- the phaC gene encoding class II poly(R)-hydroxyalkanoic acid synthase — translation MRDKPATGSLPTPAAFINAQSAITGLRGRDLLSTLRSVAAHGLRNPVHSARHALKLGGQLGRVLLGETLHPTNPQDSRFSDPAWSLNPFYRRSLQAYLSWQKEVKSWIDESNMSPDDRARAHFAFALLNDAVAPSNTLLNPLAIKEIFNSGGNSLVRGISHLVDDFLHNDGLPRQVTKQAFEVGKTVATTTGSVVFRNELLELIQYKPMSEKQYAKPLLIVPPQINKYYIFDLSPTNSFAQFALKNGLQTFVISWRNPDVRHREWGLSTYVEAAEEAMNVCRAITGSREVNLMGACAGGMTIAALQGHLQAKRQLRRVSSATYLVSLLDSQMDSPATLFADEQTLEAAKRRSYQKGVLDGRDMAKVFAWMRPNDLIWSYFVNNYLLGKEPPAFDILYWNNDNTRLPAAFHGDLLDFFKHNPLSHPGGLEVCGTPIDLQKVTVDSFSVAGMNDHITPWDAVYRSTLLLGGERRFVLSNSGHVQSILNPPSNPKANYIENGKLSSDPRAWYYDAKRVDGSWWTQWLGWIQERSGAQKETSMTLGNANYPPLEAAPGTYVRVR, via the coding sequence ATGCGCGACAAACCAGCGACGGGCTCGTTGCCCACACCCGCCGCGTTCATCAATGCACAAAGTGCGATAACCGGCCTGCGTGGCCGGGATCTGTTGTCGACCCTGCGCAGCGTCGCCGCGCACGGCTTGCGTAACCCGGTGCACAGCGCCCGGCACGCATTGAAACTTGGCGGCCAGCTGGGCCGGGTATTGCTCGGCGAAACCCTGCACCCGACCAACCCGCAGGACAGTCGCTTTAGCGACCCGGCGTGGAGCCTCAATCCGTTTTACCGACGCAGTTTGCAGGCCTACCTGAGCTGGCAGAAGGAGGTCAAAAGCTGGATCGACGAAAGCAACATGAGCCCCGACGATCGCGCCCGTGCCCACTTCGCCTTCGCGCTGCTCAACGACGCGGTAGCGCCCTCCAACACCCTGCTGAATCCGCTGGCGATCAAGGAGATTTTCAACTCCGGCGGCAACAGCCTGGTACGTGGTATCAGCCATCTGGTCGATGACTTCCTGCACAACGACGGCCTGCCACGGCAGGTGACCAAGCAGGCTTTCGAAGTCGGCAAGACCGTCGCCACCACGACCGGCTCGGTGGTGTTTCGAAACGAGCTGCTGGAGCTGATCCAGTACAAGCCGATGAGCGAAAAGCAGTACGCCAAACCGCTGCTGATCGTGCCACCACAGATCAACAAGTACTACATTTTCGACCTGAGCCCGACCAACAGCTTCGCTCAGTTCGCCCTGAAAAATGGCCTGCAAACCTTTGTGATCAGTTGGCGAAATCCGGACGTGCGTCACCGCGAGTGGGGACTTTCGACCTACGTCGAAGCGGCAGAGGAAGCGATGAACGTCTGCCGGGCGATCACCGGTTCGCGCGAGGTCAACCTGATGGGCGCCTGCGCCGGCGGCATGACCATCGCCGCGTTGCAAGGCCATCTCCAGGCCAAGCGGCAACTGCGCCGGGTGTCGAGCGCGACCTATCTGGTCAGTCTGCTCGACAGCCAGATGGACAGCCCCGCCACGCTGTTCGCCGACGAACAGACCCTGGAAGCGGCCAAGCGCCGCTCCTATCAGAAAGGCGTACTGGACGGTCGCGACATGGCCAAGGTGTTCGCCTGGATGCGCCCCAACGATTTGATCTGGAGCTACTTCGTCAACAACTACCTGTTGGGCAAAGAGCCGCCGGCTTTCGACATTCTCTACTGGAACAACGACAACACCCGCCTGCCCGCCGCGTTCCACGGCGACCTGCTGGACTTCTTCAAGCACAACCCGCTGAGCCATCCGGGCGGCCTTGAAGTGTGCGGCACGCCGATCGATCTGCAAAAAGTCACCGTCGACAGTTTCAGCGTCGCCGGCATGAACGACCACATCACCCCTTGGGACGCGGTCTATCGCTCGACGCTGTTGCTGGGCGGCGAGCGGCGTTTCGTGCTGTCCAACAGCGGCCACGTGCAGAGCATCCTCAACCCGCCGAGCAACCCGAAGGCCAACTACATCGAGAACGGCAAACTGAGCAGCGACCCTCGTGCCTGGTACTACGACGCCAAGCGCGTGGACGGCAGTTGGTGGACTCAATGGCTGGGCTGGATTCAGGAGCGCTCCGGCGCGCAGAAAGAAACCTCGATGACCCTCGGCAACGCCAACTACCCACCTCTGGAGGCGGCACCCGGTACTTACGTGCGCGTGCGCTGA
- the phaZ gene encoding poly(3-hydroxyalkanoate) depolymerase: protein MPQPFIFRTVDLDGQTLRTAVRPGKPHLTPLLIFNGIGANLELVFPFVAALDPDLEVIAFDVPGVGGSSTPNRPYRFPGLAKLTARMLDYLDYGQVNVIGVSWGGALAQQFAYDYPERCKKLVLAATAAGAVMVPGKPKVLWMMASPRRYIQPSHVIRIAPMIYGGSFRRDPTLAASHAAKVRSAGKLGYYWQLFAGLGWTSIHWLHKIHQPTLVLAGDDDPLIPLINMRLLAWRIPNAQLHIIDDGHLFLITRAEAVAPIIMKFLEEERQRAVMHPQPAPLGG, encoded by the coding sequence ATGCCGCAACCGTTCATATTCCGTACCGTCGATCTGGATGGCCAGACGCTCCGCACCGCGGTACGCCCCGGCAAGCCTCACTTGACGCCCTTGCTGATTTTCAACGGTATCGGCGCCAACCTTGAGCTGGTGTTTCCGTTCGTCGCCGCGCTGGACCCGGACCTGGAGGTCATTGCCTTCGACGTGCCCGGTGTCGGCGGCTCCTCGACGCCGAACCGGCCGTACCGCTTCCCCGGTCTGGCCAAACTGACGGCGCGCATGCTCGACTACCTCGACTACGGGCAGGTCAATGTGATTGGCGTATCGTGGGGCGGCGCCCTCGCGCAGCAGTTCGCCTACGACTATCCCGAGCGCTGTAAAAAACTGGTGCTGGCGGCCACGGCAGCCGGTGCGGTGATGGTGCCCGGCAAGCCGAAAGTACTGTGGATGATGGCCAGTCCCCGGCGCTATATCCAGCCGTCCCATGTGATCCGCATCGCGCCGATGATCTACGGCGGCTCGTTCCGCCGCGACCCGACGCTGGCCGCCAGCCATGCGGCGAAAGTCCGTTCGGCGGGCAAACTGGGCTACTACTGGCAGCTGTTCGCCGGCCTCGGCTGGACCAGCATTCACTGGCTGCACAAGATCCATCAACCGACGCTGGTACTGGCCGGCGATGACGATCCGCTGATCCCGCTGATCAACATGCGCCTGCTCGCCTGGCGCATTCCCAACGCCCAGTTGCACATCATCGATGACGGGCATCTGTTCCTGATTACTCGGGCCGAAGCGGTGGCGCCGATCATCATGAAATTCCTGGAGGAAGAACGTCAGCGTGCGGTGATGCATCCGCAGCCTGCACCACTGGGCGGTTAA